The sequence below is a genomic window from Streptomyces sp. NBC_00289.
GTCGTCTTGCCGACACCGCCGATTCCCGCCAGCGCCGAGACGGCCATCACCCGGCCCTCGGCGGAGGCCAGTACCTCGCCCAGCTCGGCGACGAAGGCGGCGCGTCCCGTGAAGTCCGGGACGCTTGCCGGGAGTTGGGCCGGGCGGACCGGTGCCGCCGCCGGCTCGGCCTGCGGGGCCGAGGGTTCGGCCAGTGCGGGGTCCGCCCGCAGGATGCGCTGTTGCAGTTCACGCAGGCCGGGGCGGGGGTCCACGCCCAGTTCGTCGGCCAGCAGCCGCCGGGTGTCGGCGTACACCGCCAGCGCCTCCGCCTGCCGGCCGCTGCGGTACAGCGCCAGCATCAGCAGCTCGCGCAGGCGTTCCCGCAGCGGGTGGGCGGCGGTCAGCGCGGTCAGTTCGGACACCGCCTCCGCGTGGCAGCCCTGCTCCAGGTCCATGTCCAGCCGGGTTTCGAGGAGTTGCAGCCGCCACTCCTCCAGCCGGACCCGCTGTGTCTCGGCGTACCGCCCCGGCACTCCGGCGAGCGCCTCGCCGTCCCACAGCCCCAGCGCCCTGCCCAGGACGTCACGGGCGTGGCACAGGTCTCCGGCGGTGCGGGCCTTCTCCGCCTCGGCCGCCAGGTCCTGTACGGCCGCGAGGTCCAGCGCCCCGTCCCGCAGGCCGCGCACCGCGTAGCCGCCCGACTCGCTCACGAGCACGCCGGGGTCGAGGACCTTGCGCAGCCGGGAGGCGTAGGTCCGCAGCGCGGCCAGTGCCTGCGGCGGGGGTTCCTCGCCCCACAGGGCGTCGATCAGCTCGGCGGCGGTCGCGGTGCGGCCCTCGCGGAGCAGGAGCGCGGCGAGCAGCGCGCGTTGCTGGGGGGAGCCGGTGTTCAGCTGGTCCTCGCCACGCCAGGCCCGCACCGGACCGAGCACGCCGAAGCGCAGCACCGCCGACTCCGTGGCGGAGTCGGGACGCCTCTGCTCCGGTACGCGCGGTACCTCGGGCACCTGTGGCGCCCCGGGTGCCTGCGGTACGTCCATCGCCGTCCCCCTAGAAACAGTGAGCAACGACGCCAGTTTGCCTTGTTCATGGCAGATGCGTCAGCCGTGCGAGACGGCGATCACAGGCAGGCGCACGGGAGCCCACAGAGTCCACACAGGATCTCCGCACAGTTCCGCCCGGGAACCGCCAGGGCGGGCGCCGCACACATTGCTGACGGGTCGTCAGATCGGCGCTACCGTGAGGTGTCATGGACACCCAAGACGCCCATGGCGGCACGTTTCCGCTGATCATCTCGGTCGACGACCACACCGTCGAACCCCCGGACGTGTGGCAGGACCGGCTCCCGAAGAAGTACCTCGACACCGGTCCACGCATCGTCCGCGCCCCGCTGAAGGAAATGACCTTCCTCGGCGGCAGGTTCAAGCCCGTCATGGGCCGGCCGGGCGACGACGGGCCGATCGGCGACTGGTGGGTCTACGAGGACCTGCACCGCCCCCTCACCCGCCTGGACACCGCCGTCGGCTACAGCAGGGACGAGATCAAGCTCGAGATCATCACGTACGAGCGGATGCGCCCCGGCTCCCACGACGTCCCGCAGCGCCTCGCCGACATGGACGTCAACCACGTCCAGTCCGCCCTCTGCTTCCCGACCTTCCCCCGCTTCTGCGGCCAGACCTTCACCGAGGCGAGCGACCGCGAGCTCGGGCTGCTGTGCGTCCAGGCCTACAACGACTGGATGGTCGAGGGATGGTGCGGCCCGGCCGCGGAGGGCCGGCTCATCCCCCTCACCCTCGTCCCGCTGTGGGACGCGGAACTGGCCGCCCGGGAGGTCCGCCGCAACGCGGCCCGCGGTGTCCGTGCCGTCGCCTTCTCCGAGATACCCCCGCACCTCGGGCTGCCGTCCGTGCACACCGACGACTGGGACCCCTTCCTCGCCGCCTGCGCCGAGACCGGCACGGTCATCGCCATGCACATCGGCTCCTCCAGCCGGATGCCGTCCACCTCCGCCGACGCCCCGCCC
It includes:
- a CDS encoding amidohydrolase family protein: MDTQDAHGGTFPLIISVDDHTVEPPDVWQDRLPKKYLDTGPRIVRAPLKEMTFLGGRFKPVMGRPGDDGPIGDWWVYEDLHRPLTRLDTAVGYSRDEIKLEIITYERMRPGSHDVPQRLADMDVNHVQSALCFPTFPRFCGQTFTEASDRELGLLCVQAYNDWMVEGWCGPAAEGRLIPLTLVPLWDAELAAREVRRNAARGVRAVAFSEIPPHLGLPSVHTDDWDPFLAACAETGTVIAMHIGSSSRMPSTSADAPPAVGSTITFANCCFSMVDWLMSGKFERFPGLKVMYAEGQIGWIPYILERADVVWEENRGWGGVADKVHRPPSELFAEHVYGCFFDDAFGLRNLDAIGVGNVLYETDYPHSDSTWPKSREVGEAQMGHLAPDVVERIVRGNAIELLGLTADGLWPGDAR